A stretch of DNA from Schizosaccharomyces osmophilus chromosome 2, complete sequence:
TGAAAAAACCATTCTTCTGctgtaaatagaaaaaaaaaggagctGAAATTAAAGACgtaaaaattttatttttggaagagcaCTGGAAAATAGGGTGGGTTGGATAGCTTTTGGCGTatgaaaaaaggaaggattGCAAGAATTATTAAAGATGTATTCATGAGCTGGGTTTTTTCTGTGTGACATGGTCGGGATATTGTTTAACGAAAGCTTCAGCGGTATTTTCGGCGCGAACCAAGTTTTTGGCAATTTCGAAAAtatctttcttgttttttttgtatgcCCAAACATGCTCCAAACGACGAGACCAATTGACACGCAAATCACCAACGGCAAAAGGAGGCAAGGGAGCTTCAGTCAAACTAGGACTCCAGGTAACTTTAGCGACAGTAGACTCCTTTGTGTCCATACTGCCGTCAGCGCGTTGAGGCTTATCATCCTTTGGGGTTGGGAGGTGAACGTCTTTATTGTCGATTCCTTCGTAATTAGGAGCGATTAATTTTCGACCTTTTGGGGAATTGGATTTTGAAGTGGCTTCCACGGGTACAAGGACGCGTTTTCCGTCGGTACTTTTAGCGTTTGCTAGCAACTGAATTTGCGAATAGGGAATTTCGTGGGCGAGATCCACAACAGGGTCCTTGCCATCTTCCGGAGGGCTTCTTAAAAGATACTTGGGTATTCTTACGGATCGCACATTTACACCTTCGATGGTAATGCCATTTGtgtatttgtttgtatCCAACACACGGCCCCATTTCCCTTTGTTAGGGCCGCTATGAACGTGAACGTAGTCACCTTTGAAAACATTCCAGTAAGGTATTCTTGAGGTAGGAGGTACGACTGGTAATTCCAATTGAGCTTCAGTAGGATCCCTATCGAATTCCTTGCTTCTTAGATGATCGTAAAGACGCGTCCGCATGTGAACAGGCAAACTGCGTTTGGATCTCAAAAGGCTTTTCCCACCTCCATAATACTTTGGAAACACAGTCCGCAAATCTTTCATACCGTACCTGTATCGAGTTGAGATGGGGATTCAAAAGTTCTACCAAAATTTACCAATAAAgcagtcaaatcttccaataaAAGAGTGACTCCTATTTAACCAAATGTAGTGACTTAAACTCACTAATTTTAACAAGAAAATGCTAATTCATGTAACTTCCAGGAGCATGCAAATTCAATGCTGCATTCCTACCAAGTTGCTGCTAGTAAGGATATAGCTATTAGCGAAGGCGAACGCAACAAAGGATGCAGGATTCAACGAGTAGAAATTCGAATGCGGAAAAACATTCCAGCCTAGCAGTACTTTTCAGTATAATAATATTTGTAAGTAATATAGCTGTAAAATTTGTTATAAGTATATTAGACATATATGCTAAATAGGAGATACTGTGTAAacataaaacaagaaagctttcatggaaaacaaaatgttATCAAGTCAACAATAAAGAAGTCTACTTTGTCAATTAATACGTGTCCATGAGTATCTGGTTCTTCTTCGCATTGCTTGTACTAATAGTGCTACCAGCcataaaatgaaatatcAAATGCGTTCCCTGTACAGTTGGAACCTATTTAATATCAGATTCAAATTTACCTTTGTTTCAGATAGATGCAATCGCTTCTAAACGAACAGACGAATTGCCtgtcttttcaaataataaaaaaaatagatgATGGGcatctttgtttacttaaAAACGATTTGAAAAGACGTTCGACATCGTTAGTGTACATTGCGATCGACCTTGTGCTTCCCTATTTGTTCATGAAGCAACTTCCATGTTTTGACTAAAACAAACAACTTTCTCCTAGCAAGATGGGAGCTATAAATCAACCTGTAGGACAAATTCGATTGACAAATGTATCTGTTGtgaaatataaaaaaggtGGAAAACGTTTCGAAATCGCTTgttacaaaaacaaagtgaCGGAATggagaaacaaaatgtaagaaaaaacagaatGGAGGGAGTATGGTTTCTACTAATGTGGATTGGCTTTGCCAAGCTTTGAGTAGAACTGGAACTTCCAATTGTCGGCTGATTTTCGTCGTACCGACATTTGCTAACCATTCGCCAGTGAGACGGACCTTGACGAAGTTTTACAAATTCATAATGTATTCAGCAATGTCTCTAAAGGTCATGTTTCCAGCAAAAACGACCTGAAAAGTGCTTTTGGCACAGATGATGTAGACGCTATTATCTTGGaaattttacaaaaggGTGATTTTCAAGTTGGtgataaagaaagaagccACCAGATGTCTTCTACTTATCGTGACATTGTTTCGCATGTTACTCTCATGTGCGTTGACCCTAACACCCGCCGTCCTTATCCTGCATCCATTATTGAGAAGGCTATTTCAGACTGTGgattttctgtttctaGCAAGAGCGCTAAGTCTCAAGCATTAGAAGCGATTCGTAAGCTTCAGGAGAAGGGAGAAATTCCAATTGTGCGTGCTCGTATGCGTATCCGTGTTGTCATCGATATCAAGCAAGGAAAGCCTTTGCGTGAAAAAATTCGTTCTTTGGCAGATGaggttgaagaagaaaatatggaCGACGAGTATGAGTGTGTTGCTCTCGTCCTTCCCGGGAATTACAAAACGCTAGACGAGCTTATTCGCAATGAAACAAAGGGCCGTGGTATGGTGCAGCTTTTGGATATGAACGAGTCAAGGGCATAgaaaatattattatttgCTTTGGTGCTTTCCTTTGAAGAATCAATTTGCATTGTCCTGTTTGCGTTAATCCGTTTGCTGAATGTCAATGTTTTGGGGAtggatttttggatttcttaATTCAAAACTTGTTAATTTATTAGATCTTTTGggttaaaaaaaataaacagctttactttttcattttaatgGTTTCTGTTCGATTTTTGCATCTCTGGCTATTGTAGTCCATGTTTGTGTACGACGGTACagagaaagagagaagaagcaaaacgTCCGCTCATACTTTGTAGATTAAAAAACTCTAGACTAGTAGCGCTTCGTAAATTGATCTTGTAGGAGAAACAGCTTTACACTAAGAATACCCATTCCTCCTTTTGCTATAcctctatttatttactgtTTGCAATTACcgaaattttattttctcgTTATTCCAGTTAAAATATGCATACGGTCTCACTATTATGCTTGTCTTGACACCAACAAACCCTCtgcttttttcaatttcatctaCCTTTTGGATTTCTAGAGCCAAATTATTGATTATTGTTGATTTAtactttatatttttgaaagcagAAATTACCACCGGTGCTAGAGCTTGTAGCATTTCTTTGTGGCCTtctgaaagaaaatagacTGGGAATTTGTTACCATAAAGACAGAAAAATGGGGCCAATtaagaataaaattgttCGTCAGCAATTGTACTTGAAAGAAttacaaagaagaaagaaagaaaaattggaaaaacgAAAGGATAGagccaaagaagaagaaaaggaaccagaaaagaaagcggCTCGCCTTGCTGAAAATGTACCTGAAACCATTGAATCCAAACGAGTTTACGATGAGACGGTTTTGCAAGATGAGCCAGATGAAGAGGTGCAGGCTGAAATCCAAGACGATGAGTTTGCTGCCTATTTTAACGAGGAGAGAAGATTCCCCAAACTATTGGTAACTACCAGCAAACGCGCTTCACGGAAGTGTTATGACTTTGCTTCAGAATTACTGGACTGCTTTCCGAATGCGGAATTCCGTAAACGAACCGGGAATATTGAAATCCATGAAATTGCTGAAGCGGCTACCAAACGCGGTTATACTGACTTGATTGTCTTGAATGAAGATCGCAAACAGACCAACGCTCTCACTTTAATTCATTTACCAAGTGGaccttctttttactttactCTTTCCAGTATTCAGTCTGCACAAGAAATATCCAACCATGGTCGCTCAAGTGGTCATATTCCAGAACTGATCATTAACAACTTTAGCACTCGGTTGGGTTTAACAGTTGCTCGCGCTTTCCAATCTTTGTTTATCCAGCAACCTCAAATCCAGGGTCGACAAGTTGTAACTATTCATTGCCAACgtgattttcttttcttccgtCGTCACCGTTACGACTTTCGAGAAAGGTCGAATCGACCAGATGGCATCGGTACAGGTTTGCAGGAATTAGGACCACGTTTCACCATGCGCTTAAGAATGGTTCAAAGAGGAATTTGGGATAATAAGAAAGGCGAAGTCTTCTTTGAAAGCAACGCTGGCGAGGAATCTGATAGACGCAAATTCtggctttaaaaaaatggGCGGTGTATCTACGAATATGtattatattttcatcttttgatCGTTTCAGGATGTGAAGCAATGGTCACGTGTGGTACAGTGTTATTTAATCAAAAGTCTTCGATTggaacaaaacaaaaaacaaaaagaactaGAGCTTacttttggaatttgaaTCGGGGTTTATGAGGGAAAAATAAGTCTTACTTAATAATATTTTGGCTTTAATATAAAATGTATTTCTGTGAGGCTTTCCTGTAATTAAATGATAAGTAAAGAGAAGGGCTGAAGAAATCTAAAGTACCATTTCACACTCGCTCAAAAACTGTTCACCTCTGTTGCAACGACTGTAAAACATGAAACACATGCCGAACGAAAAGTTAACTCATAATTCTTGGGGGAGTGTCTGTGGGTATCCGTGTCTGTATAGGGAATCTCCGACTTTTTGATCCTGTCATAGAGGCATTAAACAGACTTTCGCTGGTTAAACGAAGTTCCTCACAGGCCTCTTGCATAGCTTGGAATTGTTTCTCATATGAAcatttcaattctttttgctttctacTTTGATGTATGCCCCAGGCTCTATTGATAATTTCATGCTTTTTCCATGATTCCTTGTCCATATGTAGAGCATTTTCATTGGGGATTTCATACAATGCACTTCTCAGAAGCTGCACGGATTCATCACGAACACTAGGGCCAGTTTTCttacttgcttttgtaGCTTTTGCCAAAAGCCGTAAAGTAGACTTCATGCTGgatcaactttttttagAGCTTTTTCAAGAAACTGAATTTAGTAAATCCAAATCGAAAAGGCCGAAATACAAACCAATGCttaaccaaaaaaagacCGAGGAAGTGTGACAGGGTTAGACAGGTATTTACTGAGTACACTGCCTAATAGGGTAGCCCAAGGACCAAAGACAGAGACTGGACTTGAAAAGAGAACGAAGTAAATAAAGTGATtaaatatactttttcctttttttctggtttCTTATTCCCCCGTTTTGCCGAAAAGCATTTACAGTCACTTTGGTTACCTTGGAGTACTTGAAAAGTAAGTATGTGAATACGGTTGTAAAGTTTAGGATTTCCCTTTATCAAAGTTCCACAATTATTACACGCAATCACAGATGAAAGCCGTTCCAAGGCCCATAAAAGAAGCGTTCAACTGTGTTTTCTCTTCAAGTTGTGAGTAACAACTAAAAGTGTTACCTCACGAAAGGAAACCAACCTTGCCATATTCTTACGACGTGCCGCTTTCATTCAAGTGTTTCTTTACGCACAGTTTAAGGGAGCTGCTGgctatttatttcttatatttctcctcttttgtttgaCAGCAATGCTATTCTTTCAGAGGTCTCTGCTGCCTATCTTTGGCGCGCGACAAATACCAAGACTTTTCGGCAGGATACCAAGCATACCAAGCGCTGTGAGCATTCCAAATGttcgttcttttcaaaactcTTCCATTTTGATGCGTA
This window harbors:
- the mrpl40 gene encoding mitochondrial ribosomal protein subunit L24, whose translation is MKDLRTVFPKYYGGGKSLLRSKRSLPVHMRTRLYDHLRSKEFDRDPTEAQLELPVVPPTSRIPYWNVFKGDYVHVHSGPNKGKWGRVLDTNKYTNGITIEGVNVRSVRIPKYLLRSPPEDGKDPVVDLAHEIPYSQIQLLANAKSTDGKRVLVPVEATSKSNSPKGRKLIAPNYEGIDNKDVHLPTPKDDKPQRADGSMDTKESTVAKVTWSPSLTEAPLPPFAVGDLRVNWSRRLEHVWAYKKNKKDIFEIAKNLVRAENTAEAFVKQYPDHVTQKKPSS
- the sdo1 gene encoding SBDS family ribosome assembly protein Sdo1, whose product is MGAINQPVGQIRLTNVSVVKYKKGGKRFEIACYKNKVTEWRNKIETDLDEVLQIHNVFSNVSKGHVSSKNDLKSAFGTDDVDAIILEILQKGDFQVGDKERSHQMSSTYRDIVSHVTLMCVDPNTRRPYPASIIEKAISDCGFSVSSKSAKSQALEAIRKLQEKGEIPIVRARMRIRVVIDIKQGKPLREKIRSLADEVEEENMDDEYECVALVLPGNYKTLDELIRNETKGRGMVQLLDMNESRA
- a CDS encoding Brix domain protein Rpf1, giving the protein MGPIKNKIVRQQLYLKELQRRKKEKLEKRKDRAKEEEKEPEKKAARLAENVPETIESKRVYDETVLQDEPDEEVQAEIQDDEFAAYFNEERRFPKLLVTTSKRASRKCYDFASELLDCFPNAEFRKRTGNIEIHEIAEAATKRGYTDLIVLNEDRKQTNALTLIHLPSGPSFYFTLSSIQSAQEISNHGRSSGHIPELIINNFSTRLGLTVARAFQSLFIQQPQIQGRQVVTIHCQRDFLFFRRHRYDFRERSNRPDGIGTGLQELGPRFTMRLRMVQRGIWDNKKGEVFFESNAGEESDRRKFWL
- the mrpl28 gene encoding mitochondrial ribosomal protein subunit L40; its protein translation is MKSTLRLLAKATKASKKTGPSVRDESVQLLRSALYEIPNENALHMDKESWKKHEIINRAWGIHQSRKQKELKCSYEKQFQAMQEACEELRLTSESLFNASMTGSKSRRFPIQTRIPTDTPPRIMS